In a genomic window of Nocardia fluminea:
- a CDS encoding DUF5134 domain-containing protein, translated as MSTRKWWGVADFVEQYAFVRWPVVAAFVLATCIVATRLTRRTPLTHRIDTASDSAHLLMCLVMLTMLVFPAATDPHAMRALLTALTVAFAILLAERVMGWLTGSAPDGVVALGYHTVAAAAMLYAMAGHGAVHGAGGASWPAVVLAVLFGLDALLALGTAGHRSAWHRFVHPAGAHPLTSALVPHVVMDIGTAFMLIAAFGR; from the coding sequence GTGTCGACTCGAAAGTGGTGGGGTGTGGCCGATTTCGTGGAGCAGTATGCGTTCGTGCGGTGGCCGGTGGTCGCCGCGTTCGTGCTGGCGACGTGCATCGTGGCGACCCGGCTGACCAGGCGGACCCCGCTCACGCACCGGATCGATACCGCCTCCGACAGCGCGCACCTGCTCATGTGCCTGGTGATGCTGACCATGCTGGTGTTCCCCGCCGCCACCGACCCGCACGCGATGCGCGCGCTGCTCACCGCCCTGACCGTGGCGTTCGCGATCCTGCTCGCCGAACGTGTCATGGGGTGGCTCACCGGGTCGGCACCCGACGGCGTGGTGGCACTGGGCTATCACACCGTCGCCGCCGCGGCGATGCTGTACGCGATGGCCGGGCACGGGGCGGTGCACGGCGCCGGTGGGGCGAGCTGGCCCGCCGTGGTGCTGGCGGTGCTGTTCGGCCTCGACGCGCTGCTCGCGCTCGGTACGGCGGGTCACCGGTCGGCCTGGCACCGCTTCGTTCATCCCGCCGGTGCCCACCCGCTGACCTCGGCGCTGGTGCCCCATGTGGTGATGGATATCGGGACCGCGTTCATGCTGATCGCCGCGTTCGGGCGGTGA